A single window of Paenibacillus sp. SYP-B4298 DNA harbors:
- a CDS encoding LutC/YkgG family protein, giving the protein MSAAEQGMMRGKEAFMRNISSRLGRREPLAEPPSRPFVGVPEFYRDRKRTQEELIDEFIQSWAALSGRTLVVDQAEAPQAVEAYIRQLAGELGIRRVSRWDHEGLEQLGFDSALNAAGIEVVTWREGGADHVKLDSLPTGAEGNWATRSHLLHAAEQCRLGIVWPDCAIANTSTLALFSQGGKGRSVSLLTEAIVAVFRADQLVYRMGEAFALFKQQFPEVTDMPSSLNLITGPSRSADIENDLTIGIHGPGKVHAIILR; this is encoded by the coding sequence GTGAGTGCAGCAGAGCAAGGGATGATGAGGGGCAAGGAAGCATTTATGCGCAACATATCGAGTCGTCTTGGCCGCCGTGAGCCGCTGGCAGAACCGCCAAGCCGCCCGTTCGTCGGCGTGCCGGAGTTCTATCGCGATCGGAAGCGGACACAGGAGGAGCTGATTGACGAGTTTATTCAGAGCTGGGCAGCGCTCAGCGGCCGAACTCTTGTCGTCGATCAGGCTGAGGCGCCACAAGCGGTGGAGGCGTATATTCGCCAGCTTGCAGGAGAGCTCGGCATCCGCCGTGTCTCCCGTTGGGATCATGAGGGGCTGGAGCAGTTGGGCTTCGATAGCGCTCTGAATGCCGCAGGCATCGAGGTTGTCACGTGGCGTGAGGGCGGAGCAGATCATGTGAAGCTGGACAGCTTGCCGACAGGTGCGGAGGGCAACTGGGCGACGAGAAGTCATCTGCTGCACGCGGCGGAGCAGTGCCGACTGGGTATTGTCTGGCCAGACTGCGCGATTGCGAATACGAGCACGCTCGCGCTGTTCAGTCAGGGCGGCAAGGGACGCTCGGTCAGCCTGCTTACGGAGGCGATCGTGGCGGTCTTCCGCGCCGATCAATTGGTGTATCGGATGGGCGAGGCGTTCGCGCTGTTCAAGCAGCAGTTCCCGGAGGTGACGGATATGCCGTCATCGCTTAATCTGATCACAGGCCCAAGCCGCAGCGCGGACATCGAGAATGATCTGACGATCGGCATTCATGGGCCAGGCAAGGTGCATGCTATTATATTAAGATAA